The proteins below come from a single Parageobacillus toebii NBRC 107807 genomic window:
- the ilvD gene encoding dihydroxy-acid dehydratase: MRKLRSDMIKKGFDRAPHRSLLRAAGVKEEDFDKPFIAVVNSYIDIIPGHVHLQEFGKIVKEAIREAGGVPFEMNTIGVDDGIAMGHIGMRYSLPSREIIADSIETVISAHWFDGMVCIPNCDKITPGMMMAAMRLNIPTIFVSGGPMKAGVTSDGRKISLSSVFEGVGAYQAGKIDEQGLQELEKYGCPTCGSCSGMFTANSMNCLAEALGLALPGNGTILAVDPARKELVRQSAKQLMYLIEHDIKPRDIVTEKAIDNAFALDMALGGSTNTVLHTLAIANEAGIDYSLERINEIAARVPHLAKLAPASDVHIEDLHEAGGVSAVLNELAKKEGTLHLDTLTVTGKTLGENIAGCEVKDYNVIRPIDNPYSETGGLAVLFGNLAPDGAIIKTGGVQAGITRHEGPAIVFDSQEEALEGIASGKVKPGHVVVIRYEGPKGGPGMPEMLAPTSQIVGMGLGTKVALITDGRFSGASRGLSVGHVSPEAAEGGPIAFIEDGDIIEIDITNRTINAKLSDEEWEKRKANWKGFEPKVKTGYLARYSKLVTSASTGGIMKI; this comes from the coding sequence TTGAGAAAGCTTCGCAGCGATATGATTAAAAAAGGATTTGACCGGGCGCCGCACCGCAGTTTGCTGCGCGCGGCAGGCGTAAAGGAAGAAGATTTTGACAAGCCGTTTATCGCCGTGGTGAACTCGTATATTGACATTATTCCGGGACACGTGCATTTGCAGGAGTTCGGGAAAATTGTCAAAGAAGCGATTCGCGAAGCGGGCGGAGTCCCGTTTGAAATGAATACAATCGGCGTCGACGATGGGATTGCGATGGGGCATATCGGCATGCGCTATTCGCTTCCAAGCCGCGAAATTATCGCGGATTCGATCGAAACGGTGATTTCCGCGCATTGGTTTGATGGAATGGTATGCATTCCAAACTGTGATAAAATTACGCCGGGCATGATGATGGCGGCGATGCGGCTAAACATTCCGACGATTTTTGTCAGCGGCGGGCCGATGAAGGCTGGCGTGACGAGCGACGGGCGAAAAATTTCGCTTTCTTCCGTATTTGAAGGGGTCGGCGCCTATCAAGCAGGGAAAATTGATGAACAAGGATTGCAGGAATTAGAAAAATACGGCTGTCCGACGTGCGGCTCCTGTTCGGGAATGTTTACAGCAAACTCGATGAACTGTTTGGCGGAAGCGCTAGGTCTCGCACTGCCAGGAAATGGAACCATTTTAGCGGTCGACCCGGCCCGGAAAGAATTAGTTCGCCAATCGGCGAAACAATTAATGTATTTGATCGAGCATGACATTAAACCGCGCGATATTGTCACAGAAAAAGCGATTGATAACGCGTTTGCGCTTGATATGGCGCTTGGCGGCTCGACAAATACCGTATTACATACGCTTGCAATTGCAAACGAGGCAGGGATCGATTACTCACTCGAACGAATTAATGAAATCGCCGCGCGCGTTCCGCATCTTGCCAAACTGGCGCCAGCTTCCGATGTGCATATTGAAGACTTGCACGAAGCGGGCGGCGTATCGGCCGTATTAAATGAATTAGCGAAAAAAGAAGGAACGCTGCATCTCGATACGTTGACCGTAACCGGAAAAACGCTTGGGGAAAACATCGCCGGCTGTGAAGTCAAAGACTATAATGTCATCCGCCCAATTGATAACCCGTATTCCGAAACAGGCGGACTTGCCGTATTGTTTGGAAATCTCGCTCCAGATGGCGCGATCATTAAAACAGGAGGCGTGCAAGCCGGCATTACGCGCCATGAAGGGCCAGCGATCGTATTTGATTCGCAAGAAGAGGCGCTCGAAGGCATTGCGAGCGGGAAAGTAAAACCAGGCCATGTTGTCGTCATCCGCTATGAAGGACCAAAAGGAGGACCGGGAATGCCGGAAATGCTCGCGCCAACTTCGCAAATCGTTGGCATGGGGCTTGGAACAAAAGTCGCGCTTATCACCGACGGACGTTTCTCAGGGGCATCCCGCGGTTTATCGGTTGGACACGTTTCCCCAGAAGCGGCGGAAGGCGGTCCGATTGCCTTTATTGAAGACGGAGACATTATTGAAATCGATATTACGAACAGAACGATTAACGCAAAGCTTTCTGACGAAGAATGGGAAAAACGGAAAGCGAACTGGAAAGGGTTTGAACCGAAAGTAAAAACCGGCTACCTCGCACGCTACTCGAAGCTCGTTACTTCCGCGAGCACGGGAGGGATTATGAAAATTTAA
- the proB gene encoding glutamate 5-kinase produces MKKQRVVVKIGSSSLTDTKGALCHEKLFDHVEAIAYIKQLGHEVILITSGAVAAGFGPLGYPSRPTTTAGKQAAAAVGQGLLMQGYISAFKQFGITTGQILLTREDFYSRERFHNLFSTITTLLACGVLPIINENDSVSVEELTFGDNDMLSALVSGFLHADALIILTDINGLYDDNPKTNPKAKKYAFLPNITDEMIEAAGGSGSAVGTGGMKSKLLAAQKALSFGVSVFVGTGAGKEKLCDILEGKGDGTYIGAPFHGHMQMRKQWIAYHAPVAGKIEIDEGAETALLQRGKSLLPAGVTAVYGNFSAMDVVEVVNRKGAVIGRGQVYYSASDLEQIKGLSSNEARKYSINHRPEVIHRDNWVSLRKESVVK; encoded by the coding sequence GTGAAAAAGCAGCGAGTCGTCGTGAAAATCGGAAGCAGCTCATTAACGGATACAAAAGGCGCTCTTTGCCATGAAAAACTTTTCGATCATGTCGAAGCGATCGCCTATATCAAACAATTAGGCCACGAGGTCATTTTAATCACATCGGGTGCGGTCGCCGCTGGATTCGGACCGCTCGGCTATCCGTCTAGGCCGACTACCACCGCGGGAAAACAAGCAGCGGCAGCCGTCGGGCAAGGGCTGCTCATGCAAGGCTATATTTCCGCATTCAAACAGTTCGGTATTACGACAGGACAAATTTTATTAACAAGAGAAGACTTTTACAGCCGTGAACGGTTTCATAATTTATTTTCCACAATCACTACATTGCTGGCATGCGGAGTTTTGCCGATCATCAACGAAAACGACTCCGTGTCCGTCGAGGAATTGACGTTTGGCGACAACGATATGCTTTCCGCGCTTGTCAGCGGCTTTTTGCACGCGGATGCGCTCATTATTTTAACGGATATTAACGGACTATATGATGATAATCCGAAAACGAATCCGAAGGCGAAAAAATATGCATTTCTTCCTAATATTACCGATGAAATGATTGAAGCGGCGGGCGGCAGCGGCTCCGCGGTTGGAACAGGCGGGATGAAATCAAAGCTTCTCGCCGCGCAAAAAGCGCTCTCGTTTGGAGTAAGCGTCTTTGTCGGAACGGGTGCGGGGAAAGAAAAACTTTGCGATATTTTGGAAGGAAAAGGAGACGGGACATATATCGGCGCGCCGTTTCATGGACATATGCAAATGCGCAAACAATGGATTGCATACCATGCACCGGTCGCCGGAAAAATCGAAATTGACGAAGGCGCCGAAACCGCCCTGTTGCAGCGTGGAAAAAGTCTGCTTCCCGCTGGCGTTACCGCGGTATATGGAAATTTTTCCGCCATGGATGTCGTCGAGGTCGTCAACCGAAAAGGAGCCGTCATCGGCCGCGGTCAAGTATATTACTCCGCTAGCGACTTAGAACAAATCAAAGGCCTTTCTAGCAATGAAGCGAGAAAATATTCGATTAACCATCGACCAGAAGTAATCCACCGCGACAACTGGGTATCATTACGAAAGGAGAGTGTCGTAAAATGA
- a CDS encoding glutamate-5-semialdehyde dehydrogenase, with product MNELLIKAEQLQQAAKTLALLSTEEKNEALTRIAEALIKQKEWILQENEKDVALGKEQGLSPALIDRLQLTNERIEQIVDGVRQVADLPDPIGEIVEEWTRPNGLRIQTIRVPLGVIGMVYEARPNVTVDAASLCLKTGNAVLLRGSSSALHSNKALVHVMKEALRDSAIPADAIQLLEDTSREAAQQMFRLNGYLDVLIPRGGAGLIRSVIENATVPVLETGVGNCHIFIDESAQKQMAIDIVLNAKLQRPSVCNAVETVLIHQNWPYISELVETLHARGVELRGDSQLASSYSFIQQAAEADWSTEYLAPILAIKLVQNVKEAADHINRYGTKHSEAIISEQNDNVRFFFQAIDAAVLYHNASTRFTDGEQFGYGAEIGISTQKLHARGPMGLRAITTTKSLVYGTGQIRS from the coding sequence ATGAACGAATTGCTTATAAAAGCAGAACAGCTGCAACAAGCAGCGAAAACGTTAGCCCTTCTGTCAACAGAAGAAAAAAACGAAGCATTAACGCGCATCGCCGAAGCGCTGATCAAACAAAAAGAATGGATTTTGCAAGAAAACGAAAAAGACGTTGCGCTTGGAAAAGAACAAGGTCTTTCTCCTGCTTTAATCGACCGATTGCAGCTAACAAACGAACGAATCGAGCAAATTGTCGACGGCGTCCGTCAAGTTGCAGATCTTCCTGACCCAATCGGCGAAATCGTCGAAGAATGGACGCGGCCGAATGGGCTTCGCATTCAAACAATTCGCGTGCCTCTCGGTGTCATCGGAATGGTGTACGAAGCGCGCCCGAACGTCACCGTTGATGCCGCAAGCCTTTGCCTAAAAACAGGAAACGCCGTCTTATTGCGCGGCAGCTCATCGGCGCTTCATTCGAACAAAGCGCTCGTCCATGTCATGAAGGAGGCGCTTCGCGATTCCGCCATCCCTGCCGATGCCATCCAGCTTCTCGAAGACACGAGCCGGGAAGCGGCCCAGCAAATGTTTCGTTTAAACGGCTACTTAGATGTATTAATTCCACGCGGCGGCGCAGGACTGATTCGCTCCGTCATCGAAAACGCCACCGTTCCCGTGCTGGAGACTGGCGTTGGCAACTGCCATATTTTCATCGATGAATCGGCGCAAAAACAAATGGCCATCGATATCGTCCTAAACGCAAAATTGCAGCGCCCATCCGTCTGCAATGCGGTGGAAACGGTATTAATCCATCAAAACTGGCCGTATATCAGCGAACTCGTCGAAACATTGCACGCGCGCGGAGTAGAGCTGCGCGGCGATTCGCAGCTTGCTTCATCGTATTCCTTTATCCAGCAGGCTGCCGAAGCCGACTGGAGCACCGAATATTTGGCGCCGATTTTAGCGATTAAACTCGTACAGAACGTCAAAGAAGCGGCCGACCATATTAACCGCTACGGCACGAAACATTCCGAGGCAATTATTTCCGAACAAAACGACAACGTCCGCTTCTTTTTCCAAGCGATTGACGCCGCCGTGCTTTATCATAACGCCTCGACCCGCTTCACCGACGGCGAACAGTTTGGCTACGGGGCGGAAATCGGCATTAGCACGCAAAAACTGCACGCCCGCGGTCCAATGGGATTGCGCGCGATCACCACGACGAAATCGCTCGTATACGGCACGGGGCAAATTCGCTCCTAA
- a CDS encoding DUF3784 domain-containing protein: MIYSFELLFLAAVSFLLAYFIGAKKYTWLLSGYNQRRIRDQEKLARIVGKYNMIVGIAAVAGSMIDHPDMIVIFPIAVIGHVALAAYANVKMVE, encoded by the coding sequence GTGATTTACTCTTTCGAACTGCTGTTTTTAGCAGCCGTTTCGTTTTTGCTGGCGTATTTTATCGGGGCGAAAAAATATACGTGGCTGCTGTCCGGATATAATCAGCGGCGCATTCGTGATCAAGAAAAACTGGCGAGAATCGTAGGGAAATATAATATGATCGTTGGCATTGCCGCAGTGGCTGGAAGTATGATTGACCATCCTGATATGATCGTGATTTTTCCGATTGCCGTTATTGGCCATGTGGCGCTTGCGGCTTATGCGAACGTCAAAATGGTAGAGTAA
- a CDS encoding GtrA family protein produces the protein MKMHRLAWNSRKNIQTLWRFCLVGAGNTFVDFIVFFLLASFGVSALLAQVCSYTAGVVNSYVWNRMWTFRVKRKANIGEFLRFIVVNVLSLAVTLLLLFLCRDVGHWPLFAGKLAATLGGIAVNFAGSRFWVFASKPSHS, from the coding sequence ATGAAAATGCATCGTTTGGCGTGGAACAGCCGCAAAAATATTCAAACATTATGGCGTTTTTGCCTTGTTGGAGCTGGAAATACATTTGTGGATTTTATTGTCTTTTTTCTTCTTGCCTCGTTTGGCGTTTCCGCGCTGTTGGCGCAAGTATGCTCTTATACAGCCGGCGTGGTCAACAGCTATGTATGGAACAGGATGTGGACGTTTCGGGTAAAACGAAAAGCGAACATCGGAGAGTTTTTGCGTTTTATCGTGGTGAATGTGCTGTCGCTGGCAGTGACGCTTCTTCTGCTCTTTCTCTGCCGGGACGTTGGGCACTGGCCGTTGTTTGCCGGAAAACTCGCAGCGACGTTGGGAGGGATTGCCGTCAATTTTGCCGGCAGCCGCTTCTGGGTGTTTGCCTCGAAACCGTCCCATTCCTAA
- a CDS encoding shikimate kinase, whose amino-acid sequence MGTYCNIPLRERNIVLIGFMGVGKTTIGQLVAKKLYRDFIDVDQEIEKRHQMSIPAIFEQMGEDYFRKVERELIIDLCTNTRLKIISLGGGAYLQEEVRKACLSHGIVVLLDLSWENWKERLPSIVHDRPLLKNKTLEEIMQLFEQRKQAYSQHHYRVATDGLDPETVATRVMELIRERDTE is encoded by the coding sequence ATGGGTACATATTGCAACATTCCGCTTCGGGAAAGAAATATAGTGTTAATCGGCTTTATGGGAGTAGGAAAAACAACGATTGGCCAGCTTGTGGCGAAAAAGCTGTACCGGGACTTTATTGATGTAGATCAGGAAATCGAGAAACGGCATCAAATGTCGATTCCGGCCATTTTTGAACAAATGGGAGAAGACTATTTTCGAAAAGTGGAGAGGGAACTGATCATTGATCTTTGCACGAATACCCGCTTAAAAATTATTTCCCTTGGGGGAGGCGCGTATTTGCAGGAGGAAGTAAGAAAGGCTTGTTTATCCCACGGCATTGTTGTTCTCCTCGATTTGTCATGGGAAAACTGGAAAGAACGTCTTCCGTCCATTGTCCATGACCGTCCTTTGTTGAAAAATAAGACGCTCGAGGAAATCATGCAATTATTTGAACAGCGGAAACAAGCTTATTCTCAGCATCATTATCGCGTGGCGACGGATGGGCTTGATCCGGAAACGGTAGCAACCCGCGTAATGGAATTGATTCGCGAGCGGGATACGGAATAA
- the aroD gene encoding type I 3-dehydroquinate dehydratase, which produces MNISQKIVSVRGTQIGGEQPCICTPIVGASMEQILSETEEVCRKRPDIIEWRADFFKDIYDPQKVLETALAIRKIAGEIPILFTIRSEKEGGNPVPLTETEKIELFTEVCKSRLVDMIDYELLYEEELASLRQVSKEYGIRMIMSYHNFSSTPPKEELVQKMLQAESYGADIAKVAVMPASPQDLLVLFQATQEARSQLSIPLITMSMGGLGVITRLAGWMFGSAVTFAVGQNSSAPGQIPIEDLKEVLHIVQKHMFHG; this is translated from the coding sequence ATGAATATATCACAAAAAATTGTATCCGTAAGGGGCACGCAAATTGGCGGAGAACAGCCATGCATTTGTACTCCTATAGTAGGAGCGAGTATGGAACAAATTTTGTCGGAGACGGAAGAAGTATGTCGAAAGAGGCCTGATATTATTGAGTGGCGCGCCGACTTTTTTAAAGATATTTACGATCCACAAAAAGTGCTCGAAACAGCATTAGCCATTCGAAAAATTGCAGGAGAAATTCCCATTCTTTTTACGATTCGTTCGGAAAAGGAAGGCGGGAATCCTGTTCCGTTAACAGAAACAGAAAAAATCGAACTATTTACAGAAGTGTGCAAAAGCCGATTAGTGGATATGATTGATTACGAGCTGCTTTATGAAGAGGAATTGGCATCGCTTCGCCAAGTATCAAAGGAATATGGCATTCGCATGATTATGTCCTATCATAATTTCAGCTCAACTCCCCCAAAAGAAGAACTTGTCCAAAAAATGCTGCAGGCGGAATCATATGGTGCTGATATTGCCAAAGTCGCTGTTATGCCTGCTTCTCCGCAAGACTTGCTTGTTTTATTCCAGGCGACCCAAGAGGCACGAAGCCAGTTAAGCATCCCCCTTATCACCATGTCAATGGGAGGATTAGGGGTCATTACTCGCTTGGCTGGATGGATGTTTGGTTCGGCAGTTACTTTTGCTGTTGGTCAAAATAGTTCGGCGCCAGGCCAAATCCCAATCGAGGATTTGAAAGAAGTCCTTCATATTGTGCAAAAGCATATGTTTCACGGCTAA
- a CDS encoding Cof-type HAD-IIB family hydrolase produces MLIALDMDGTLLNSQGRVSERNKEAIAKAQKHGHIVAIVTGRAYKDARAPLRDAGLVCPIMSLNGAVMTLEDGTVLGDVPLDKEKLIPALEWVRAQPDLYFEIYTGDAVYVGLHNRAHLEAMAEQASDIAPELKRIVEKQFQQARVTYVDDIRAIWEDRQTVFYKVLIFSLDQERLQEAAAQFDGISGITVTSSHPNNIEINHEQATKGEALVKLAAHYGIDLKDTVVFGDSHNDLSMFAVAGCRVAMENAAPELKEVSDIVTASHEEDGVAIVLEELIDKRKQ; encoded by the coding sequence GTGTTAATCGCATTAGACATGGATGGAACGCTGCTCAATTCGCAAGGACGGGTGAGTGAAAGAAATAAAGAGGCCATTGCAAAAGCGCAAAAGCATGGCCATATCGTGGCGATCGTAACAGGCAGGGCGTATAAAGACGCGCGCGCGCCGCTTCGGGATGCTGGGCTTGTTTGCCCGATTATGAGTTTAAACGGCGCGGTGATGACATTAGAAGATGGGACGGTGCTTGGCGATGTGCCGCTTGACAAGGAAAAGTTGATTCCAGCACTCGAATGGGTGCGCGCACAGCCGGATTTATATTTCGAAATTTATACGGGCGATGCCGTCTATGTCGGGCTACATAACCGCGCCCACCTTGAGGCGATGGCCGAGCAGGCAAGCGATATCGCTCCCGAATTAAAGCGCATCGTCGAAAAGCAGTTCCAGCAGGCGCGCGTGACGTATGTCGATGACATCCGCGCCATCTGGGAAGATCGGCAAACCGTGTTTTACAAGGTTCTCATTTTTTCTCTCGATCAAGAACGTTTACAAGAAGCGGCTGCCCAGTTTGACGGCATTTCCGGCATTACTGTCACCTCGTCGCATCCAAACAACATTGAGATTAACCATGAACAAGCGACGAAAGGGGAGGCGCTTGTAAAACTGGCCGCCCATTACGGCATTGATCTGAAAGATACGGTTGTTTTCGGTGACAGCCATAACGATTTATCGATGTTCGCCGTCGCCGGCTGCCGCGTCGCGATGGAAAACGCCGCACCGGAATTAAAAGAAGTCAGCGACATAGTCACTGCGTCACACGAGGAAGACGGCGTGGCGATCGTGTTGGAAGAACTGATCGACAAACGAAAACAGTGA
- a CDS encoding DUF4275 family protein, whose protein sequence is MNIRKRLENRGIVVEELIGEGEAFRKRWEKAFTDAISPQEKQSIYFEQFLWHVFSYEKLPCLEGKAAMQAFHEENRFVCYLFYQEREEAYMLVNAENLRAEDLRREHDVYVVDPQFTWTYVQTHEEWCGPYFYRKYSQEGFRFNDLL, encoded by the coding sequence ATGAACATACGAAAAAGATTAGAAAATAGAGGTATCGTTGTGGAAGAGTTAATAGGAGAAGGAGAGGCTTTTCGCAAGCGTTGGGAAAAGGCGTTTACGGATGCCATTAGTCCACAGGAAAAACAGTCGATTTATTTTGAGCAGTTTTTGTGGCATGTATTCAGCTACGAAAAACTGCCTTGTCTTGAAGGAAAAGCGGCGATGCAAGCGTTTCATGAGGAGAATCGGTTCGTCTGTTATTTGTTTTATCAAGAAAGAGAAGAAGCGTATATGCTTGTAAACGCTGAAAATTTGCGGGCGGAAGATTTGCGGCGGGAGCACGATGTGTATGTCGTCGATCCGCAGTTTACATGGACGTACGTGCAGACGCATGAAGAGTGGTGCGGGCCGTATTTTTATCGCAAATATAGCCAAGAAGGCTTCCGCTTCAACGATCTCTTGTAG
- a CDS encoding tetratricopeptide repeat protein, producing MEEYGFFPHQEERRLLAEWKKEKDRKRREEIENELIHLYVRFGEYFKMSSNPDPKQAKMYLQKALKRKPNHPIANYRLAHIYYNEGRYAEAAYHFNQALSGSMDESLNDTQEMLSHMFLVNCGIFLASNALKQIEKMEARPYDEETVDRYRQAIFLHRIEDFHRALYRIITPESDEIVTEETYFSEQELLSPHEVMLCISEQDGFVVRFAGEFVKLEYQSFYVLAMILHSERPMTGEDIRKTLFQTFFGRDVTDAAIRKIFERLRARISFWDDIIETTRIGNKTARRRKQGVSYRIFCRASDMFPWE from the coding sequence ATGGAAGAATACGGGTTTTTTCCGCATCAGGAAGAACGCCGCTTGCTTGCGGAGTGGAAAAAAGAAAAAGATCGAAAACGGCGGGAAGAAATCGAAAACGAGTTGATTCATCTGTATGTTCGTTTTGGCGAGTATTTTAAAATGTCGAGCAACCCCGATCCGAAGCAGGCGAAAATGTATTTGCAAAAAGCGTTAAAGCGAAAGCCAAACCATCCAATTGCGAATTATCGGTTGGCACATATTTACTATAATGAAGGAAGATATGCCGAAGCGGCGTATCACTTTAATCAGGCGCTTTCGGGATCGATGGATGAATCTCTCAATGACACGCAAGAGATGTTAAGCCATATGTTCCTTGTCAATTGCGGTATTTTTCTTGCGTCGAACGCGTTAAAGCAGATAGAAAAAATGGAAGCAAGGCCATATGATGAAGAAACGGTCGATCGCTATCGCCAGGCGATTTTTCTCCATCGCATTGAAGATTTTCATCGCGCGCTTTATCGTATCATTACACCAGAAAGCGACGAAATTGTAACGGAGGAAACCTATTTTTCCGAGCAGGAGCTACTTTCGCCACATGAGGTGATGCTTTGCATCAGCGAACAAGACGGCTTTGTCGTTCGTTTCGCAGGCGAGTTTGTAAAACTAGAATACCAGTCGTTTTATGTGCTTGCGATGATTCTTCATAGCGAACGGCCAATGACTGGGGAAGATATCCGAAAAACGTTGTTTCAAACGTTTTTCGGCAGAGACGTTACGGATGCTGCGATTCGAAAGATATTTGAGCGACTGCGCGCACGCATTTCGTTTTGGGATGATATCATTGAAACGACGAGAATCGGAAACAAAACGGCACGGAGACGCAAACAAGGCGTTTCGTATCGGATTTTTTGCCGCGCGAGCGATATGTTTCCTTGGGAGTAG
- a CDS encoding M20/M25/M40 family metallo-hydrolase, with translation MEKWTKLMIRHGFHPENTETGITSQWLAQTFATLIQRHQHLHTISETDWMEALQQTAKQMVSHNHDIPGSETLVDPTKNELPLIQIDPYVRGIVRWLNMMHIYTFYSCDGEGVRPATIYFLDDLSAQQLAIIRACTPPHVRIRAEKRKVTLFYQRGHIDDLLTMAERLYNVWRNPELLMTYRLETFKHRLYSLLSINGKSGREAVVRQMLYRKLQQKTDWREIDDYGNLLAAVHCGNGPTILLSAHMDTVRPFSTKRTIIENGTVLNSSHGILGADDRAGIAVILEILDFIRHSRFKGTLKIAFTVEEEIGCLGSRHIDPTFLQDVDAAIVVDRRGMRDIVTSYAGIVPFCDDNYGRIFETAGALAGMPDWKMTPGGLSDAKVFSEFGIPAVNLSVGYQHEHTEFETLDYKATLETVMLLETVFENNMITKELFATCKG, from the coding sequence ATGGAAAAATGGACGAAACTCATGATTCGGCACGGATTTCATCCGGAAAATACGGAAACAGGAATTACATCACAATGGCTTGCGCAAACATTCGCAACGCTCATCCAACGGCACCAGCACCTTCACACCATTTCCGAAACGGACTGGATGGAAGCGCTCCAACAAACCGCCAAACAGATGGTTTCTCACAATCATGACATTCCAGGAAGTGAAACGCTGGTCGACCCAACGAAAAACGAACTTCCTCTCATCCAAATCGATCCGTACGTCCGCGGCATCGTCCGCTGGCTGAACATGATGCATATTTACACCTTTTACAGCTGCGACGGAGAGGGAGTTCGCCCGGCAACGATTTATTTTCTCGACGACTTATCCGCCCAGCAGCTCGCCATCATCCGGGCTTGCACTCCGCCACACGTTCGAATTAGAGCGGAAAAAAGAAAAGTAACATTATTTTATCAGCGCGGACACATCGATGACCTTCTGACGATGGCCGAACGGTTATACAATGTCTGGCGAAATCCGGAACTGCTAATGACGTATCGCTTAGAAACATTCAAACACCGACTATACTCCCTTCTTTCGATCAACGGAAAAAGCGGCAGAGAAGCGGTGGTTCGGCAAATGCTCTATCGAAAGCTCCAACAAAAAACAGATTGGCGCGAAATCGACGATTACGGAAACTTGCTGGCTGCAGTCCACTGCGGAAACGGTCCGACGATTTTGCTTTCCGCCCATATGGATACAGTTCGCCCGTTTTCGACGAAACGCACGATTATCGAAAACGGAACGGTATTAAACAGCTCGCACGGCATCTTAGGCGCCGACGACCGCGCGGGAATCGCGGTCATCTTAGAAATACTTGATTTCATTCGCCATTCCCGCTTCAAGGGAACGCTCAAAATCGCCTTTACCGTCGAAGAAGAAATCGGCTGCCTCGGCTCACGCCATATCGACCCAACATTTTTGCAAGACGTCGACGCCGCGATTGTCGTTGACCGCCGCGGAATGCGCGACATCGTCACTTCTTACGCTGGCATTGTGCCATTTTGCGACGACAATTACGGCCGCATTTTTGAAACAGCTGGAGCGCTCGCCGGCATGCCGGATTGGAAAATGACCCCCGGCGGCCTCAGCGACGCCAAAGTCTTCTCCGAATTCGGCATTCCAGCTGTCAACTTATCCGTCGGCTACCAACACGAACATACCGAATTCGAAACGCTCGACTACAAAGCAACGCTTGAAACGGTGATGTTGCTTGAAACGGTATTTGAAAACAACATGATCACAAAAGAACTCTTCGCAACGTGTAAGGGTTAG